A genomic stretch from Pseudoliparis swirei isolate HS2019 ecotype Mariana Trench chromosome 18, NWPU_hadal_v1, whole genome shotgun sequence includes:
- the pank4 gene encoding 4'-phosphopantetheine phosphatase isoform X2, with the protein MADCGGIHSSTSGHTMDKSITLPPDEIFRNLENAKRFAIDIGGSLTKLAYYSTVQHKVAKVRSFDHATKETTSDELYEISVQEEVTARLHFIKFENAYIETCLDFVRDHLVNNDTKVIKATGGGAHKYKELIERKLGLRVDKEDEMTCLIKGCNFVLRNIPHEAFVYTKHADSEFRFQTTQPDIFPYLLVNIGSGVSIVKVESEDKFERIGGSSIGGGTFWGLGVLLTKTKRFDELLQLASKGQHTSVDMLVKDIYGGSYGSLGLTGDLIASSFGKSATTDKGFPKEDMAKSLLHMISNDIGQLACLYAKLHNLSRVYFGGFFIRGHPVTMHTISYSINFFTKGEVQALFLRHEGYLGAIGAFLKGAEEDNPNQYSWGENYAGSSGLMSISPDMNPMQRARSGTFDMLEMDRLERTLVNLPLLQDASSYIPDTVDLAEDAPAREYWLSCFEEALDGVVKRALASQPDMPEAAERAEKFRQKYRHKLQTLRHQPFAYGSLTVRSLLDTREHCLNEFNFPDPYSKIKQQENDKALKYYMKAVKSLEVLSWEERQFALIRGVLAGNVFDWGAKAVSDLLESDPEFGFEQAKRQLEERPWLVDSYDQWFERLKGPPHKCALFFVDNSGLDIILGVMPFVRELLSRGTEVVLASNSAPALNDVTNGELQILTESIAAMDPVIRAALKEDRLALVQSGSSSPCLDLSRLDKVLAMVVRERKTDLVIIEGMGRAIHTNYYAALSCESLKMAVIKNSWLADRLGGKLFSVVFKYEVPAPTPS; encoded by the exons ATGGCGGACTGCGGCGGAATCCACAGCAGCACGAGTGGACACACCATGGACAAAAGCATCACTCTGCCGCCCGACGAGATATTCCGCAACTTGGAGAACGCGAAGCGGTTCGCCATTGACATAG GGGGATCCCTCACGAAGCTCGCCTACTACTCGACAGTCCAGCACAAGGTGGCCAAAGTGCGATCCTTCGACCACGCCACAAAG gAGACCACCAGTGACGAGCTCTATGAAATATCTGTGCAGGAAGAGGTCACTGCCCGGCTGCACTTTATAAAGTTTGAAAATGCCTACATTGAAACGTGCTTGGACTTCGTCCGGGACCACCTGGTCAACAACGACACCAAAGTCATCAAAGCCACGGGCGGAGGGGCGCACAAGTACAAAGAGCTCATCGAGAGGAAACTGGGGCTCAG AGTGGACAAAGAGGACGAGATGACCTGCCTCATCAAGGGCTGTAACTTCGTGCTGAGGAACATCCCCCACGAGGCCTTCGTGTACACCAAGCACGCCGACTCCGAGTTCCGCTTCCAGACGACCCAACCGGACATCTTCCCGTACCTGCTGGTGAACATCGGCTCCGGCGTGTCCATCGTCAAG GTGGAATCTGAGGACAAATTTGAGCGGATAGGAGGAAGCTCAATAGGCGGAGGGACGTTCTGGGGCCTTGGAGTGCTGCTCACCAAAACAAAG AGGTTTGACGAGTTGCTGCAGTTGGCCTCGAAGGGGCAGCACACCAGCGTCGACATGCTGGTCAAAGACATCTACGGAGGCTCTTACGGGTCTTTGGGCTTGACCGGAGATCTCATCGCGAGCAGTTTTGGAAAATCTGCGACCACTGATAAAG GGTTCCCCAAAGAAGACATGGCCAAGAGCCTCCTGCATATGATCAGCAACGACATCGGGCAGCTGGCCTGTCTGTACGCCAAACTCCACAACCTGTCCCGCGTGTACTTCGGGGGCTTCTTCATCAGAGGACACCCCGTCACCATGCACACCATCAGCTACAGCATCAACTTCTTCACCAAG GGTGAAGTTCAGGCCTTGTTCCTCCGACACGAAGGCTATCTCGGGGCCATCGGAGCGTTCCTtaaaggagcggaggaggaca ATCCAAACCAGTACAGTTGGGGGGAGAATTACGCGGGAAGCTCTGGCCTGATGAGCATCTCTCCGGACATGAATCCCATGCAGCGCGCACGGAGCGGAACG TTCGACATGCTGGAGATGGACCGCCTGGAGAGGACGCTGGTGAACCTGCCTCTGCTGCAGGACGCCTCGTCCTACATCCCCGACACCGTGGACCTGGCGGAGGACGCGCCGGCCCGCGAGTACTGGCTGTCCTGCTTCGAGGAGGCGCTCGacggg GTGGTTAAGAGAGCGTTGGCCAGTCAGCCCGACATGCCGGAGGCGGCCGAGCGAGCCGAGAAGTTCCGGCAGAAATACCGACACAAGCTCCAGACCCTCCGCCACCAGCCTTT CGCTTATGGATCCCTGACGGTCAGAAGTCTGTTGGACACGAGGGAGCACTGCTTGAACGAGTTCAACTTTCCCGACCCCTACTCTAAG ATCAAGCAGCAGGAGAACGACAAGGCGCTCAAGTACTACATGAAGGCGGTGAAGTCTCTGGAGGTGCTGAGCTGGGAGGAGAGGCAGTTCGCTCTGATCCGGGGCGTCCTGGCCGGGAACGTCTTCGACTGGGGAGCCAAGGCCGTGTCAGA CCTCCTGGAGTCCGATCCCGAGTTTGGCTTTGAGCAGGCCAAGCGACAGCTGGAAG AGCGTCCGTGGCTCGTGGATTCCTACGACCAGTGGTTTGAGAGACTGAAg GGTCCCCCTCATAAGTGTGCCTTGTTTTTCGTAGATAATAGTGGACTAGACATCATCCTAGGGGTGATGCCTTTTGTCAGAGAGCTTCTCTCTCGGGGAACGGag GTCGTGTTGGCCAGTAACTCGGCGCCGGCGTTAAACGACGTGACCAACGGGGAACTGCAGATTTTGACCGAGAGCATCGCCGCCATGGACCCGGTGATCCG tgccGCCCTGAAGGAGGACCGGTTGGCGCTGGTCCAAAGCGGTTCCAGTTCACCCTGCCTGGATCTGAG CCGCCTGGACAAAGTTCTGGCGATGGTGGTGCGAGAGCGCAAGACGGACCTGGTGATCATCGAGGGGATGGGCCGCGCCATTCACACCAACTACTACGCCGCGCTCAGCTGCGAGAGCCTCAAGATGGCCGTCATCAAGAACTCGTGGCTGGCCGACCGCCTGGGGGGGAAGCTGTTCAGCGTGGTCTTCAAGTACGAGGTGCCGGCGCCGACGCCCTCGTGA
- the pank4 gene encoding 4'-phosphopantetheine phosphatase isoform X1, whose protein sequence is MADCGGIHSSTSGHTMDKSITLPPDEIFRNLENAKRFAIDIGGSLTKLAYYSTVQHKVAKVRSFDHATKETTSDELYEISVQEEVTARLHFIKFENAYIETCLDFVRDHLVNNDTKVIKATGGGAHKYKELIERKLGLRVDKEDEMTCLIKGCNFVLRNIPHEAFVYTKHADSEFRFQTTQPDIFPYLLVNIGSGVSIVKVESEDKFERIGGSSIGGGTFWGLGVLLTKTKRFDELLQLASKGQHTSVDMLVKDIYGGSYGSLGLTGDLIASSFGKSATTDKGFPKEDMAKSLLHMISNDIGQLACLYAKLHNLSRVYFGGFFIRGHPVTMHTISYSINFFTKARPPPPPPSAGREDIVPPELDLRPSVVTSPSSFSSQGEVQALFLRHEGYLGAIGAFLKGAEEDNPNQYSWGENYAGSSGLMSISPDMNPMQRARSGTFDMLEMDRLERTLVNLPLLQDASSYIPDTVDLAEDAPAREYWLSCFEEALDGVVKRALASQPDMPEAAERAEKFRQKYRHKLQTLRHQPFAYGSLTVRSLLDTREHCLNEFNFPDPYSKIKQQENDKALKYYMKAVKSLEVLSWEERQFALIRGVLAGNVFDWGAKAVSDLLESDPEFGFEQAKRQLEERPWLVDSYDQWFERLKGPPHKCALFFVDNSGLDIILGVMPFVRELLSRGTEVVLASNSAPALNDVTNGELQILTESIAAMDPVIRAALKEDRLALVQSGSSSPCLDLSRLDKVLAMVVRERKTDLVIIEGMGRAIHTNYYAALSCESLKMAVIKNSWLADRLGGKLFSVVFKYEVPAPTPS, encoded by the exons ATGGCGGACTGCGGCGGAATCCACAGCAGCACGAGTGGACACACCATGGACAAAAGCATCACTCTGCCGCCCGACGAGATATTCCGCAACTTGGAGAACGCGAAGCGGTTCGCCATTGACATAG GGGGATCCCTCACGAAGCTCGCCTACTACTCGACAGTCCAGCACAAGGTGGCCAAAGTGCGATCCTTCGACCACGCCACAAAG gAGACCACCAGTGACGAGCTCTATGAAATATCTGTGCAGGAAGAGGTCACTGCCCGGCTGCACTTTATAAAGTTTGAAAATGCCTACATTGAAACGTGCTTGGACTTCGTCCGGGACCACCTGGTCAACAACGACACCAAAGTCATCAAAGCCACGGGCGGAGGGGCGCACAAGTACAAAGAGCTCATCGAGAGGAAACTGGGGCTCAG AGTGGACAAAGAGGACGAGATGACCTGCCTCATCAAGGGCTGTAACTTCGTGCTGAGGAACATCCCCCACGAGGCCTTCGTGTACACCAAGCACGCCGACTCCGAGTTCCGCTTCCAGACGACCCAACCGGACATCTTCCCGTACCTGCTGGTGAACATCGGCTCCGGCGTGTCCATCGTCAAG GTGGAATCTGAGGACAAATTTGAGCGGATAGGAGGAAGCTCAATAGGCGGAGGGACGTTCTGGGGCCTTGGAGTGCTGCTCACCAAAACAAAG AGGTTTGACGAGTTGCTGCAGTTGGCCTCGAAGGGGCAGCACACCAGCGTCGACATGCTGGTCAAAGACATCTACGGAGGCTCTTACGGGTCTTTGGGCTTGACCGGAGATCTCATCGCGAGCAGTTTTGGAAAATCTGCGACCACTGATAAAG GGTTCCCCAAAGAAGACATGGCCAAGAGCCTCCTGCATATGATCAGCAACGACATCGGGCAGCTGGCCTGTCTGTACGCCAAACTCCACAACCTGTCCCGCGTGTACTTCGGGGGCTTCTTCATCAGAGGACACCCCGTCACCATGCACACCATCAGCTACAGCATCAACTTCTTCACCAAGGCAaggcctcccccccctcctccctccgccgGCCGCGAGGACATCGTGCCCCCTGAACTTGACCTTCGACCCAGTGTTGTTACGTCACCGTCGTCTTTTTCTTCACAGGGTGAAGTTCAGGCCTTGTTCCTCCGACACGAAGGCTATCTCGGGGCCATCGGAGCGTTCCTtaaaggagcggaggaggaca ATCCAAACCAGTACAGTTGGGGGGAGAATTACGCGGGAAGCTCTGGCCTGATGAGCATCTCTCCGGACATGAATCCCATGCAGCGCGCACGGAGCGGAACG TTCGACATGCTGGAGATGGACCGCCTGGAGAGGACGCTGGTGAACCTGCCTCTGCTGCAGGACGCCTCGTCCTACATCCCCGACACCGTGGACCTGGCGGAGGACGCGCCGGCCCGCGAGTACTGGCTGTCCTGCTTCGAGGAGGCGCTCGacggg GTGGTTAAGAGAGCGTTGGCCAGTCAGCCCGACATGCCGGAGGCGGCCGAGCGAGCCGAGAAGTTCCGGCAGAAATACCGACACAAGCTCCAGACCCTCCGCCACCAGCCTTT CGCTTATGGATCCCTGACGGTCAGAAGTCTGTTGGACACGAGGGAGCACTGCTTGAACGAGTTCAACTTTCCCGACCCCTACTCTAAG ATCAAGCAGCAGGAGAACGACAAGGCGCTCAAGTACTACATGAAGGCGGTGAAGTCTCTGGAGGTGCTGAGCTGGGAGGAGAGGCAGTTCGCTCTGATCCGGGGCGTCCTGGCCGGGAACGTCTTCGACTGGGGAGCCAAGGCCGTGTCAGA CCTCCTGGAGTCCGATCCCGAGTTTGGCTTTGAGCAGGCCAAGCGACAGCTGGAAG AGCGTCCGTGGCTCGTGGATTCCTACGACCAGTGGTTTGAGAGACTGAAg GGTCCCCCTCATAAGTGTGCCTTGTTTTTCGTAGATAATAGTGGACTAGACATCATCCTAGGGGTGATGCCTTTTGTCAGAGAGCTTCTCTCTCGGGGAACGGag GTCGTGTTGGCCAGTAACTCGGCGCCGGCGTTAAACGACGTGACCAACGGGGAACTGCAGATTTTGACCGAGAGCATCGCCGCCATGGACCCGGTGATCCG tgccGCCCTGAAGGAGGACCGGTTGGCGCTGGTCCAAAGCGGTTCCAGTTCACCCTGCCTGGATCTGAG CCGCCTGGACAAAGTTCTGGCGATGGTGGTGCGAGAGCGCAAGACGGACCTGGTGATCATCGAGGGGATGGGCCGCGCCATTCACACCAACTACTACGCCGCGCTCAGCTGCGAGAGCCTCAAGATGGCCGTCATCAAGAACTCGTGGCTGGCCGACCGCCTGGGGGGGAAGCTGTTCAGCGTGGTCTTCAAGTACGAGGTGCCGGCGCCGACGCCCTCGTGA
- the LOC130208178 gene encoding transcription factor HES-5-like — protein MAPTITAARTNSQEHLTLTHKIRKPLVEKLRRERINSSIEQLKSLLDPEFLKQQPDSKLEKADILEMTVCVLRRLQQQNQAVDSAAVGQGYSRCVQEVNHFLSREQGKTPSKRRLMHHFNKLQSSSEKNRREADFSPLSSTVQTSISKEKSAVNSAPWRPW, from the exons ATGGCTCCTACAATCACTGCAGCGAGGACCAATTCTCAGGAGCATCTGACTCTGACCCACAAG ATCAGGAAGCCTCTGGTGGAGAAGTTACGCAGAGAGAGAATCAACAGCAGCATTGAGCAGCTCAAGTCTCTCCTGGATCCAGAGTTCCTCAAACAGCAGCCAGACTCCAAgctggagaaagcagacatcctGGAGATGACCGTGTGTGTCCTGAGGCGACTGCAGCAGCAGAATCAAGCTGTGGACTCTGCAGCTGTTGGTCAGGGCTACTCCAGATGTGTCCAAGAggtgaaccacttcctgtccaggGAGCAGGGGAAGACCCCGTCCAAGAGAAGACTGATGCACCACTTCAACAAGCTGCAGTCTTCCTCCGAGAAGAACCGGAGAGAGGCGGACTTCTCTCCTCTGAGCTCCACAGTCCAGACCAGCATCAGCAAAGAGAAGAGTGCAGTCaacagcgccccctggaggCCGTGGTAG
- the LOC130208182 gene encoding LOW QUALITY PROTEIN: transcription factor HES-5-like (The sequence of the model RefSeq protein was modified relative to this genomic sequence to represent the inferred CDS: inserted 1 base in 1 codon) — protein MAPTITAARTNSQEHLTLTHKIRASLEELRRERINSSIEQLKSLLDPEFLKQQPDSKLEKADILEMTVCVLRRLQQQNQAVDSAAVGQGYSRCVQEVNHFLSRRQXKTPSKRRLMHHFK, from the exons ATGGCTCCTACAATCACTGCAGCGAGGACCAATTCTCAGGAGCATCTGACTCTGACCCACAAG ATCAGAGCCTCTCTGGAGGAGTTACGCAGAGAGAGAATCAACAGCAGCATTGAGCAGCTCAAGTCTCTCCTGGATCCAGAGTTCCTCAAACAGCAGCCAGACTCCAAgctggagaaagcagacatcctGGAGATGACCGTGTGTGTCCTGAGGCGACTGCAGCAGCAGAATCAAGCTGTGGACTCTGCAGCTGTTGGTCAGGGCTACTCCAGATGTGTCCAAGAggtgaaccacttcctgtccaggAGAC GGAAGACCCCGTCCAAGAGAAGACTGATGCACCACTTCAAATAA